A DNA window from Aminipila luticellarii contains the following coding sequences:
- the addA gene encoding helicase-exonuclease AddAB subunit AddA: MKWTEKQAEAIELRNKNMLVAAAAGSGKTAVLVERIKQLILREGVSVNELLVVTFTNAAAAEMREKIVQAITAEIENTSGDTAFLRRQLNLIAKSNISTFHAFALEVIRRFFHVIEMDPNFKICDEAQQIILQANAMDRLFEEMFEKGSPEFVEFLNHYASSKNENAVKEMIAEVYQTIQSVPEPWEWLDDSIEHFIMDEEHFLQSSVLKEIRKYIEKELAYAKANYEKSVAIFEEAGAAKFALKCKADLESIDVVWSAFQSGDWDRLGEAVGRVSYARMVTAKDEKEAFDEVKELAGRYRERCKEALKELKASYFSRPLREQLEDMNKVYPYARTLAMLVKAFGEYYRQEKEEKKLIDFNDIEHAALRILKNEQAAEEYREKFKYIFIDEYQDSNVLQDTLIAAIKRENNLFMVGDVKQSIYKFRLAEPELFMEKYECFKKEENVQDAKIDLNFNFRSKGHVIQAVNELFSKLMAGYDKDAALYKGVSYEGELDYPTEIHLVDQKITDEMEVDAEIRELKSAEREAFVAGQLIKEALGKSIFDVKRNRERPMTKRDIVILMRGQKNYADKFQQILMEMDIPAHINDSDGYFDTLEIQIFLNVLRVIDNRRQDIPLISVLHSCIFGFTVEELAKIRSRCKNTSYFEAFYDCAVSEDKLSKKCAEVLEKLAEWKQLSEFMPLDEWIWKLLWDTGYYTFVGALPGGTQRQANLRALIDKAVQFQSSQMKGLYGFITYVDAIKDRKVPMGQVTLVGENDDVVRIMTIHKSKGLEFPMVIVAGLGRRFNSANSRKPVDIHKNIGLGIRYIQRDKHFYRKTLIQTAIENKRKQEDLEEEVRILYVALTRAQDKLVLLGSVKDLEKFRELNESLEGPDVFRASCYLDMMMPVLSNSSISVHYHDAQEMSLDKTKNNESKEQLQKLFDNVEKYGIKKEEESAEYGKLYTQIGDQLSFTYGYEYARLLKSKFSVSKLNQISDLLSEEGMTPEKYKRLYYESSYETELAVPQFVQGTKKGFTAAERGTLLHSVLEHWDFKEGYRECIQEKSKALDFVRAFITNMESKQMFTHEEADEARRHAKMIVSFQCSSLGERLAHAEEIYKETPFNLMKKIKGEDILVQGIIDCYFREGNQYILLDYKTNKIRDPEDAEEMTALKETYRQQIELYREAIEEVKGIKVKEAYIYLMNAGVTIQYGVPPTIEK, from the coding sequence ATGAAATGGACGGAAAAGCAGGCTGAAGCAATTGAGCTGCGAAATAAGAACATGTTGGTGGCGGCAGCGGCAGGCTCCGGCAAAACAGCGGTTTTGGTGGAAAGAATCAAGCAGTTGATTCTCCGTGAAGGAGTTTCAGTGAATGAATTGCTGGTCGTGACCTTTACCAATGCGGCGGCGGCAGAAATGAGAGAGAAAATAGTTCAGGCTATCACCGCTGAGATTGAAAATACATCGGGCGATACCGCATTTTTGCGCAGGCAGCTGAATCTGATAGCTAAGTCCAATATCAGCACCTTTCATGCCTTTGCCTTAGAGGTCATCCGACGTTTTTTTCATGTGATCGAAATGGATCCCAATTTTAAAATCTGTGATGAAGCTCAGCAGATTATCCTTCAAGCAAATGCGATGGATCGTTTGTTCGAAGAAATGTTTGAAAAGGGAAGCCCTGAATTTGTGGAGTTTCTGAATCACTACGCTTCCAGTAAGAACGAAAATGCCGTAAAGGAAATGATAGCAGAGGTATATCAAACGATTCAGAGCGTACCGGAACCGTGGGAATGGCTGGATGACAGTATAGAGCATTTCATTATGGATGAAGAGCATTTTTTACAGTCATCGGTCTTGAAAGAAATTCGGAAGTATATTGAAAAGGAACTGGCTTACGCCAAAGCCAATTACGAAAAATCTGTCGCTATTTTTGAAGAAGCAGGAGCCGCAAAGTTTGCCCTGAAATGCAAGGCGGATTTGGAGTCCATAGATGTCGTTTGGTCGGCTTTTCAATCCGGAGATTGGGACAGGCTTGGGGAGGCGGTCGGCCGGGTTTCTTATGCCCGTATGGTGACTGCCAAAGACGAAAAAGAGGCATTTGATGAAGTAAAGGAGCTGGCGGGGAGATACAGGGAGCGATGCAAAGAGGCTCTTAAAGAATTGAAAGCTTCGTACTTCTCAAGACCTTTAAGGGAACAGCTTGAAGATATGAATAAAGTATATCCCTACGCCAGAACTCTGGCAATGCTGGTAAAAGCTTTCGGAGAATACTACAGGCAGGAAAAAGAAGAAAAGAAACTGATTGATTTTAACGATATCGAACATGCGGCTTTAAGGATTTTAAAAAATGAACAGGCTGCAGAGGAATACCGGGAAAAGTTCAAGTATATTTTTATTGATGAATATCAGGACAGCAATGTTCTTCAGGATACGCTCATTGCGGCCATAAAGCGGGAAAATAACTTGTTTATGGTTGGTGATGTTAAGCAGAGTATCTATAAATTCAGGCTGGCAGAGCCTGAGCTTTTTATGGAAAAGTATGAGTGCTTTAAGAAAGAAGAAAATGTGCAGGATGCCAAGATCGACTTAAACTTTAATTTCAGAAGCAAAGGGCATGTCATACAGGCAGTCAACGAACTGTTTTCAAAGCTTATGGCAGGGTACGATAAAGATGCGGCTCTGTATAAAGGAGTTTCGTATGAAGGCGAACTGGATTATCCCACAGAAATCCATCTGGTGGATCAGAAGATTACGGATGAAATGGAGGTGGATGCGGAGATTCGGGAACTGAAATCGGCAGAAAGGGAAGCTTTTGTTGCCGGACAGCTGATAAAGGAAGCTTTGGGAAAGTCCATCTTTGACGTGAAAAGAAACAGAGAAAGACCTATGACAAAACGAGATATTGTCATACTGATGCGAGGGCAGAAAAACTATGCCGATAAATTCCAGCAGATTTTGATGGAAATGGACATCCCGGCCCATATTAATGACAGCGATGGTTATTTTGATACCTTGGAAATACAGATCTTCCTAAATGTATTAAGAGTGATTGATAACAGAAGACAGGATATCCCGTTGATCAGTGTACTTCACTCCTGCATCTTTGGGTTTACCGTAGAGGAACTGGCCAAAATAAGAAGCCGCTGTAAAAATACCTCCTACTTTGAGGCTTTTTATGACTGTGCGGTTTCAGAGGATAAGCTCTCGAAAAAGTGTGCAGAGGTTTTGGAAAAGCTGGCGGAGTGGAAACAGCTTTCGGAGTTTATGCCCTTAGACGAATGGATTTGGAAACTGTTATGGGATACCGGGTATTATACCTTTGTGGGAGCACTGCCCGGGGGGACTCAAAGACAGGCAAATCTGCGGGCGCTGATTGATAAGGCGGTTCAGTTCCAGTCCTCCCAGATGAAAGGATTGTATGGGTTTATTACCTATGTGGACGCCATAAAAGACCGGAAGGTTCCCATGGGACAGGTGACTCTTGTGGGGGAAAATGACGATGTGGTTCGGATTATGACGATTCATAAGAGTAAGGGTCTGGAGTTCCCCATGGTGATCGTGGCGGGGCTGGGGAGACGGTTCAACAGTGCCAATTCCAGAAAACCCGTGGACATCCATAAAAATATCGGACTGGGAATCCGCTATATTCAGCGAGACAAGCATTTTTACAGAAAGACGTTGATTCAGACCGCTATTGAAAATAAGAGGAAGCAGGAGGACTTGGAGGAAGAAGTTCGTATTCTGTATGTGGCGTTGACCAGAGCACAGGATAAACTGGTCTTGCTTGGAAGCGTAAAGGATCTGGAGAAATTCAGGGAGCTGAATGAAAGCTTAGAAGGACCCGATGTATTTCGGGCGTCCTGCTATCTGGATATGATGATGCCGGTTCTTTCCAACAGCAGCATTTCGGTGCACTATCACGATGCACAGGAGATGTCGCTGGACAAGACCAAGAACAATGAAAGCAAAGAGCAGCTCCAAAAATTATTTGACAATGTGGAGAAATATGGTATAAAAAAGGAGGAAGAGTCTGCCGAATATGGGAAGCTTTATACACAGATTGGCGACCAGCTGTCTTTTACATATGGATACGAGTATGCAAGGCTGTTAAAGTCGAAATTCTCCGTAAGCAAGCTGAACCAGATAAGCGATTTGCTTTCCGAGGAAGGAATGACTCCGGAAAAATATAAGCGGCTCTACTATGAAAGCTCGTACGAGACCGAGCTGGCCGTTCCGCAATTTGTACAGGGGACAAAAAAAGGCTTTACGGCTGCAGAGAGGGGAACTCTTCTGCACAGTGTACTGGAGCATTGGGATTTTAAAGAAGGATATAGGGAATGTATCCAAGAAAAAAGCAAAGCACTGGATTTTGTTCGTGCTTTTATTACTAATATGGAAAGCAAGCAAATGTTCACGCATGAGGAGGCAGATGAAGCAAGAAGACACGCCAAGATGATTGTTTCCTTTCAATGCTCTTCTTTGGGAGAGAGATTGGCTCACGCAGAGGAAATTTACAAAGAAACGCCCTTTAACCTGATGAAAAAAATCAAAGGAGAGGATATCCTGGTACAGGGGATCATTGACTGTTATTTCCGAGAAGGAAATCAGTATATTCTGTTAGATTACAAGACGAATAAGATCAGGGACCCGGAGGATGCGGAAGAAATGACAGCACTAAAGGAAACCTACAGGCAGCAGATTGAACTTTATCGGGAAGCCATTGAAGAGGTAAAGGGTATAAAAGTAAAAGAAGCTTATATTTATTTAATGAATGCGGGGGTCACCATTCAATATGGAGTTCCGCCGACAATAGAAAAATGA
- a CDS encoding homing endonuclease associated repeat-containing protein produces MDIELDKINEYKKTLEHLASEAAACGELEHDLESPKHKELMNIYKIKSATGRVIYNSFSDEELCDYIRKRAKEIDHVPTQKEVYWIYHMYIKHRFGNWPKALKNAVMSTKAGSGGHSYKIIEEREKQCEEIFDKIRKKAEELKRPPHMGEMQDCIEGLKYKFDTWNQVLEAAGINQEWKNTHMLFRVEDFSEEEKLLLKKIKDRSVELGRPPLRKEIEEDVKETLKRKCKTWRNILYQIGMEPVEKSKPFAETYLDSRKDKGMRHRDILSNGLYKVFRLGKKEKEYLAEFKTIMETLNRAPIKEELPKEVYEGLMKACGSYRNVLFQLDAVPLEKTEEQRIRKRIKGGK; encoded by the coding sequence ATGGACATAGAATTAGATAAAATCAATGAGTATAAGAAAACGTTGGAACATCTGGCCTCCGAAGCTGCGGCATGCGGCGAGCTGGAGCATGACCTTGAATCGCCGAAGCATAAGGAGCTGATGAATATTTACAAAATAAAATCCGCAACAGGAAGGGTGATCTATAACAGCTTTTCCGACGAGGAGCTTTGCGATTACATACGAAAGCGGGCAAAGGAGATAGACCATGTGCCCACTCAAAAGGAAGTGTACTGGATTTATCACATGTATATCAAGCATCGGTTCGGAAACTGGCCAAAAGCATTAAAAAATGCGGTGATGTCTACAAAAGCAGGAAGCGGAGGGCACAGCTATAAAATCATAGAAGAAAGAGAAAAGCAGTGTGAGGAAATCTTTGATAAAATCAGAAAAAAAGCAGAGGAGCTTAAAAGGCCGCCTCACATGGGGGAAATGCAGGATTGTATCGAAGGCTTGAAATATAAATTTGATACATGGAATCAAGTTCTTGAAGCTGCCGGTATCAATCAGGAATGGAAAAACACCCATATGCTTTTTAGGGTAGAAGATTTTTCAGAGGAAGAAAAGCTTCTGCTGAAAAAGATCAAGGATCGGTCTGTTGAGCTTGGACGCCCGCCTCTTCGCAAGGAGATTGAAGAGGATGTGAAGGAAACGCTCAAGCGGAAATGTAAAACATGGCGAAATATCCTGTATCAGATAGGAATGGAGCCGGTAGAAAAATCAAAACCCTTTGCTGAAACATACCTGGATAGCAGGAAAGACAAAGGTATGCGTCACAGGGATATTTTGAGCAATGGTCTGTATAAAGTCTTTAGGCTGGGCAAAAAAGAAAAGGAGTATTTGGCAGAATTTAAAACGATCATGGAGACTTTGAACCGTGCGCCTATCAAGGAAGAACTGCCGAAGGAAGTCTATGAGGGATTGATGAAGGCCTGCGGAAGCTATAGAAATGTCCTGTTTCAGCTGGATGCCGTTCCGCTGGAAAAAACGGAGGAACAGCGAATAAGAAAAAGAATAAAGGGCGGAAAATAA
- a CDS encoding TIM barrel protein, with product MIQLINMPLVDDILNEYNSNDELNSVCRKYGCDGIEAIWGGEDCSFPVEKSLIRGWHLAFFCDWVDFWNKNEIELIRKFRHRETWETFYGGKDRNALLKMIGDDLDRADRAGAEYVVFHVSDVSVEEVYTYKWLHTDEEVVDTSAELINQLMDHKNYRFKLLLENLNWSGFTFTRPEITKRLLQKVHYKNKGIMLDIGHLMCTNPELQNTDQAIDYIHKMLDEHDILCRYIKGIHLHQSLSGDYVKENTRIAPQLPEDYWEKFGVAYEHILNIDTHKPVSNSRMKGVIARINPEYLVHELAASDRKEKERVLKVQTDTLLSY from the coding sequence ATGATTCAACTGATCAATATGCCGCTTGTAGATGATATTTTGAATGAGTATAATAGTAATGATGAATTAAACAGCGTGTGCCGCAAATATGGGTGTGATGGAATTGAAGCCATTTGGGGCGGTGAGGATTGCAGCTTTCCTGTAGAAAAATCCTTGATAAGAGGATGGCATTTGGCCTTTTTTTGTGATTGGGTGGATTTTTGGAATAAAAATGAGATTGAATTGATTCGCAAATTCAGACATAGAGAAACCTGGGAAACCTTCTATGGAGGAAAGGACAGAAACGCTCTGCTGAAAATGATTGGTGATGATTTAGACCGAGCTGATCGGGCAGGCGCTGAATATGTGGTCTTTCATGTTTCGGATGTTTCTGTAGAAGAAGTATATACATATAAATGGCTGCACACAGATGAAGAAGTAGTGGATACGTCAGCGGAATTAATAAATCAGCTGATGGATCATAAAAACTATAGATTTAAATTATTGTTGGAAAATCTGAATTGGTCCGGTTTTACCTTTACACGGCCGGAGATAACCAAAAGGCTTCTGCAGAAAGTGCACTATAAAAATAAAGGGATCATGCTGGACATAGGACATCTCATGTGCACCAATCCGGAGCTTCAAAATACGGATCAGGCGATAGATTACATACATAAAATGCTGGACGAACATGATATCCTTTGCAGATATATCAAAGGAATTCATTTACATCAATCCTTAAGCGGTGATTATGTAAAAGAGAATACCCGTATAGCACCTCAGCTGCCGGAGGATTATTGGGAAAAATTCGGCGTTGCTTACGAGCACATATTGAATATAGATACCCATAAGCCTGTAAGCAATTCCAGAATGAAAGGTGTCATCGCCCGGATCAATCCGGAGTATCTGGTACACGAGCTGGCAGCTTCTGACCGGAAAGAAAAAGAGCGAGTTTTAAAGGTTCAGACCGATACCCTCCTGTCGTATTAG